A single region of the Fenollaria sporofastidiosus genome encodes:
- a CDS encoding helix-turn-helix domain-containing protein, translated as MISGKKLKKLRLLRGLTQNQLAIKSGITDAAIRNYELGNRSPNKEQLRKVAEALNCDISALIDHEANSPFEIMQIIFDYENDMKFRPITGGGETTSLLSNDIDFNNFLIEWDEMRKKHYNDEITDEEFEEWKLSYPKKSRFLK; from the coding sequence ATGATTTCTGGAAAAAAATTAAAAAAACTTAGACTATTACGGGGTTTAACACAAAATCAATTAGCCATTAAATCTGGCATAACCGATGCAGCAATAAGAAACTATGAGTTAGGGAATAGATCTCCTAACAAAGAACAACTAAGAAAAGTTGCAGAAGCTCTTAATTGTGATATATCAGCATTAATTGACCACGAAGCTAACTCGCCTTTTGAAATAATGCAAATAATTTTTGACTATGAAAATGACATGAAATTTAGGCCTATAACAGGAGGCGGAGAAACAACAAGTCTGTTATCCAATGATATTGATTTTAATAATTTTCTAATAGAATGGGATGAAATGAGGAAAAAACATTATAATGATGAAATAACAGATGAAGAGTTTGAAGAATGGAAATTATCATATCCAAAAAAATCAAGATTTTTAAAATAA
- a CDS encoding helix-turn-helix transcriptional regulator produces the protein MKNRLEEIRKSQGITQEELANILEVSRQTIGSLENGRYNPSIILAFKIAKFFKLTIEDIFIYEEEENE, from the coding sequence GTGAAAAATAGACTTGAAGAAATTAGAAAAAGTCAAGGAATTACTCAAGAAGAACTGGCAAATATCCTTGAAGTGTCAAGGCAGACCATCGGTTCTCTAGAGAATGGAAGGTATAATCCTTCAATTATTTTAGCTTTTAAAATTGCTAAATTTTTTAAATTGACAATTGAAGATATTTTTATTTATGAGGAGGAAGAAAATGAATAG
- the guaA gene encoding glutamine-hydrolyzing GMP synthase, with translation MKHDLVLVIDFGGQYKQLIARRVRENNIYSEIIPYTKSVEEIKAMKPKAIIFTGGPNSAYLDDSPSISKEIFELGIPILGICYGAQLTAHLLGGEVKKGSEKNREYGKTICHYEESKLFKGVESGQVWMSHTDYISKLPEGFKCIASTDNCPIAAMENEEKKIYAVQFHPEVKHSIDGDKMIRNFLYDIAGLKGDWTSENFIENKVKEIREKVGDKKALLALSGGVDSSVAAVLMHKAIGDKLTCIFVDHGLLRKDEGDQVEEIFKNRFKINFIRVNAQKRYLDKLAGVSEPEKKRKIIGEEFIRVFEEEAKKLGKIDYLVQGTIYPDVVESGTNGSAVIKSHHNVGGLPDDIGFEGLIEPLRELFKDEVRAIGLELGLDEDLIYRHPFPGPGLAIRVIGEITEAKLNILREADAIYIDELKKNGLYRKIWQAFAALPDIKTVGVMGDERTYDYVCALRAVTSTDGMTAEFYPIDMDILAKISNRIINEVKGINRVVYDITSKPPGTIEWE, from the coding sequence ATGAAACACGATTTAGTCTTAGTAATAGATTTCGGAGGACAATACAAGCAATTAATCGCAAGACGTGTTAGAGAGAACAATATCTACTCAGAGATAATTCCTTACACTAAGAGCGTTGAAGAGATAAAAGCAATGAAGCCTAAGGCAATAATCTTTACAGGCGGACCGAACTCAGCCTACCTAGATGACTCACCATCAATATCGAAGGAGATATTCGAACTAGGCATACCTATCTTAGGTATATGTTATGGGGCTCAATTAACAGCACACCTACTAGGTGGAGAGGTAAAGAAGGGTTCAGAGAAGAACAGAGAGTACGGCAAGACCATCTGCCACTATGAAGAGTCAAAGCTGTTTAAGGGTGTAGAGAGCGGTCAAGTTTGGATGAGTCACACAGACTACATATCCAAATTACCAGAAGGTTTTAAGTGCATAGCATCGACAGACAACTGTCCTATCGCAGCGATGGAAAACGAAGAAAAAAAGATATACGCAGTGCAATTCCACCCAGAAGTAAAGCACTCCATCGACGGCGACAAGATGATAAGAAACTTCCTTTATGACATAGCAGGTCTTAAGGGCGACTGGACGAGCGAAAATTTCATTGAAAATAAAGTTAAAGAGATTAGAGAAAAAGTTGGAGACAAGAAGGCACTACTTGCACTATCAGGAGGAGTTGACTCATCAGTAGCCGCAGTACTTATGCACAAGGCGATAGGTGACAAGCTAACATGTATCTTCGTTGACCACGGTCTACTTAGAAAAGATGAAGGCGATCAAGTTGAAGAGATATTTAAGAACAGATTCAAGATCAACTTCATAAGAGTGAACGCACAAAAGAGATACCTAGACAAATTAGCTGGAGTATCCGAACCAGAAAAGAAGAGAAAAATCATAGGCGAGGAGTTTATCAGAGTCTTCGAAGAAGAAGCAAAGAAGCTTGGTAAGATTGACTACCTTGTACAAGGAACCATATATCCAGACGTAGTTGAATCAGGCACAAACGGTTCAGCAGTCATCAAAAGTCACCACAACGTTGGCGGACTTCCAGATGACATAGGTTTCGAAGGACTTATAGAGCCACTAAGAGAGTTATTCAAAGACGAAGTAAGAGCCATAGGACTTGAACTTGGACTAGATGAAGACCTTATCTATAGACATCCATTCCCAGGACCAGGCCTTGCCATCAGAGTTATAGGCGAGATTACAGAGGCAAAACTAAACATACTTCGTGAAGCAGACGCCATCTATATAGACGAGCTAAAGAAAAACGGCCTATATAGAAAGATTTGGCAAGCCTTTGCAGCGCTACCAGACATAAAAACAGTAGGCGTTATGGGCGACGAAAGAACATACGACTACGTATGCGCCCTAAGAGCAGTAACAAGCACCGACGGCATGACAGCAGAATTCTACCCTATAGATATGGATATACTTGCAAAAATTTCAAATAGAATCATAAATGAGGTAAAAGGAATTAATAGAGTGGTGTATGATATAACATCGAAGCCACCAGGAACAATCGAGTGGGAGTAA